Proteins encoded by one window of Homoserinimonas aerilata:
- a CDS encoding ABC1 kinase family protein: MPPPRRQRRQGELMSTDRHLRARYRRILRFAARYIAQEWWFEVVLPRVGLARLSWRGRAKRAGGIARHFHALALDLGGLMIKVGQFMSSRLDVLPTEITSELEGLQDEVPPADFAEVRTLAETDLGVPLERAFSFFDPSPIAAASLGQVHRARLSPADAELMGFADVVVKIQRPGIDAIVAVDLAALRKVAGWLNRVAAISRRVDLPALVKEFAAVSMEEIDYLHEGANAERFAENFSDNPGVRAPTVVWERSTRRVLALSDVAAIKINDRESLIAAGIDPAAVAVGLSSAMFDQLFVHGFFHADPHPGNIFVTPHSPAAGGPATGWALTFVDFGMMGEVPDTLKSGLQRLVIAVAARDSQGLVSSIRAMGMLLPSAESAPLERALGELFDRFGGLGFAELQNVDPHEFRDFAKKFGDTMRTMPFQLPEDLLLIIRAVSVTSGVCTSLNPAFNIWTAIEPYAARLGSNAGGAAARAVFDQVVATAGVIARLPGQLDELSTLVQRGRLSMEIPGIERRLRALEKLVLKGVSALLFAALLFGGIFLKESEPVFGWVLIFGSALPLLHAVFAGMGGRGRDF; encoded by the coding sequence ATGCCGCCCCCGCGGCGGCAGCGGCGTCAGGGAGAATTGATGAGCACAGATCGGCACCTGCGCGCCCGGTACCGGCGAATTTTGCGGTTCGCTGCACGCTATATCGCCCAGGAATGGTGGTTCGAGGTGGTGCTGCCCCGCGTCGGGTTGGCGCGGTTGTCGTGGCGGGGGCGCGCGAAGAGGGCTGGCGGTATTGCCCGACACTTTCACGCTCTGGCTCTTGACCTGGGCGGGCTGATGATCAAGGTCGGCCAGTTCATGTCCTCCCGGCTTGATGTTCTTCCCACGGAGATAACCAGCGAGCTTGAGGGGCTTCAAGATGAGGTGCCTCCCGCAGACTTCGCGGAGGTTCGCACACTCGCCGAAACAGATCTGGGAGTGCCGCTGGAGCGTGCCTTCTCGTTCTTCGACCCGTCACCGATCGCTGCTGCGTCCCTCGGCCAGGTGCATCGGGCGAGGTTGTCGCCGGCCGACGCCGAGCTCATGGGTTTCGCGGATGTTGTGGTGAAGATCCAGAGGCCAGGCATCGACGCGATCGTCGCAGTCGACCTTGCCGCCTTGCGCAAGGTTGCCGGCTGGCTGAACCGCGTCGCAGCCATTTCACGGCGGGTGGATCTTCCTGCGCTCGTGAAGGAGTTCGCTGCGGTCAGCATGGAGGAGATCGACTACCTGCATGAGGGTGCCAACGCTGAGCGTTTTGCCGAGAACTTCTCGGACAACCCGGGGGTGCGAGCCCCGACCGTGGTGTGGGAGCGCAGCACGAGGCGGGTACTCGCCCTCTCCGACGTCGCAGCAATCAAGATCAATGACCGCGAAAGTCTCATCGCGGCTGGCATCGACCCGGCGGCGGTTGCTGTTGGGCTTTCCAGTGCAATGTTTGACCAGCTTTTCGTGCACGGCTTCTTTCATGCGGACCCCCACCCGGGCAACATTTTTGTGACACCCCACAGCCCCGCTGCCGGCGGCCCCGCGACCGGCTGGGCGCTCACCTTCGTCGACTTCGGCATGATGGGCGAAGTGCCTGACACGTTGAAGTCTGGCCTGCAGCGACTGGTCATCGCGGTCGCGGCGCGTGATTCTCAGGGGCTTGTGTCGAGCATCCGTGCCATGGGGATGCTGTTGCCTTCTGCAGAGAGTGCCCCGCTTGAGCGGGCGTTGGGCGAACTGTTTGACCGTTTCGGGGGTTTGGGTTTTGCTGAGCTGCAGAATGTTGACCCGCACGAGTTCCGTGATTTTGCCAAAAAGTTTGGTGACACGATGCGCACGATGCCGTTCCAGCTTCCCGAGGATCTGCTGCTGATCATTCGCGCGGTCTCGGTGACGTCGGGTGTGTGCACCTCACTGAACCCGGCATTCAATATCTGGACCGCGATTGAGCCGTATGCGGCACGCCTCGGCAGTAACGCGGGCGGTGCGGCTGCCCGTGCTGTGTTCGACCAGGTTGTTGCCACAGCCGGTGTGATCGCACGACTGCCCGGGCAGCTGGATGAGCTCAGCACGCTGGTGCAGCGGGGCCGGCTTTCGATGGAGATCCCGGGGATCGAACGTCGTTTGCGCGCTCTCGAAAAGCTTGTTCTCAAGGGGGTGTCGGCGCTTCTCTTCGCGGCCCTGCTTTTTGGTGGGATATTCCTCAAAGAATCCGAACCCGTGTTCGGCTGGGTGTTGATCTTCGGGTCGGCGCTGCCGCTACTTCATGCCGTTTTTGCGGGAATGGGTGGCCGGGGGCGCGACTTCTAA
- a CDS encoding PadR family transcriptional regulator → MSSAHEPGFGLWETVENLHSEFERRVAPRMGRGDVRAGILALLTEGPMHGYQIIREIEKRSNGTWKPSPGSVYPTLQLLADEGLILAEEADGRKTYSLTESGSAEAASSRTAPWEATAGDSGTRSKVLPKAAANLAHAVVQVVRGGTIEQAQEAVTVIDEARRKIYAILARE, encoded by the coding sequence ATGAGCAGCGCACACGAACCGGGCTTCGGCCTGTGGGAGACGGTCGAGAATCTGCATTCTGAGTTCGAGCGGAGGGTTGCGCCGAGGATGGGGCGAGGCGATGTTCGCGCCGGTATCTTGGCACTCCTCACTGAGGGGCCGATGCACGGTTACCAGATCATTCGTGAGATAGAGAAGCGCAGCAACGGCACCTGGAAGCCGAGCCCCGGCTCGGTCTACCCCACCCTCCAGCTGCTTGCAGACGAAGGCCTCATCCTTGCCGAGGAGGCAGACGGCAGAAAGACCTACTCGCTCACCGAAAGCGGTAGCGCCGAGGCCGCGAGCAGTCGCACCGCACCGTGGGAGGCAACGGCGGGTGACAGCGGCACGCGGTCGAAGGTTTTGCCGAAGGCCGCCGCGAACCTTGCCCACGCCGTCGTGCAGGTTGTGCGCGGGGGTACCATCGAGCAGGCTCAGGAGGCGGTCACCGTCATCGATGAGGCCCGTCGCAAGATTTACGCGATCCTGGCCCGCGAATGA
- a CDS encoding DMT family transporter gives MMHLFGRVRLLSLSRQEVALLAITAVWGGTFLLVHIAMMHSGPMFFVGVRFLLAGVIGAVVFSRSLRGMTRLELGAGAAIGVMIFFGYGLQTVGLQTINSSTSAFLTALYVPLVPFLQWAVFRKPPSVMALLGVAFAFVGLLLIAGPDALRVGLGPGEIATLISTIPIAAEIILISVFAGKVDLGRVTVVQLLVCGVLAFAAMPVVGESVPDFSWAWAGAAIGLGVASCLIQVTMNWAQKSVSPTRATIIYAGEPVWGGIIGRLAGDRLPGIALLGAVFVVLGVLVSELKIQPRRRPKGEPGGVPGDSDA, from the coding sequence ATGATGCACTTGTTCGGGCGGGTCCGTTTGCTGTCGCTGAGCCGCCAAGAGGTGGCGCTCCTGGCGATCACAGCCGTGTGGGGCGGAACATTCCTGCTCGTGCATATAGCGATGATGCACAGCGGGCCGATGTTCTTCGTCGGCGTGCGTTTCCTGCTGGCCGGCGTCATCGGTGCGGTCGTCTTCAGCCGCTCACTGCGCGGGATGACACGGCTTGAGCTCGGCGCCGGTGCGGCGATCGGCGTGATGATCTTCTTCGGCTACGGCCTGCAGACTGTCGGCCTGCAGACGATCAACAGCAGCACATCCGCGTTCCTGACGGCCCTGTATGTGCCGCTGGTGCCGTTTCTGCAGTGGGCGGTGTTCCGCAAGCCGCCGAGCGTGATGGCGCTGCTGGGGGTTGCGTTCGCCTTTGTCGGTCTGCTCCTGATCGCGGGACCGGACGCCCTGCGGGTGGGGCTGGGCCCGGGGGAGATCGCGACGCTCATCAGCACGATTCCGATCGCGGCGGAGATCATCCTGATCAGTGTCTTCGCGGGCAAGGTGGATCTCGGGCGTGTGACTGTCGTGCAGTTGCTGGTCTGCGGGGTGCTCGCGTTCGCGGCGATGCCTGTCGTGGGCGAGTCGGTTCCGGACTTCTCGTGGGCGTGGGCCGGCGCCGCAATCGGCCTCGGCGTGGCGAGTTGCCTCATCCAGGTGACGATGAACTGGGCGCAGAAGTCGGTCTCGCCCACTCGCGCCACGATCATCTATGCGGGCGAGCCCGTCTGGGGCGGCATCATCGGTCGCCTCGCCGGCGACCGCCTGCCCGGCATCGCGCTCCTGGGCGCCGTGTTCGTCGTGTTGGGTGTGCTGGTGAGCGAGCTCAAGATCCAGCCGCGACGCCGCCCGAAGGGTGAACCGGGTGGCGTCCCGGGCGATAGTGACGCCTGA
- a CDS encoding PhnD/SsuA/transferrin family substrate-binding protein, translating to MRLRPNRLATAFAGVAMLALLAGCASTPSESAESPAASDGTFAKDDNTIVFAVLPDHEGADSDAQPIADWIAEITGKTVDFFPATDYTAVVQGLAAGQIDVAQISAFTYYQSQAAGAEIEPIGAQITEDGAAAGYYSVAIANPAWDGSTFADFADEPVCFVNPTSTSGRAIPASQLKAAGVTVAPENVLAPEGGAHDLNALKVAEGQECMVGFAQDIDADPLIKSGQLKEIERFLVPAAPIVMQTGLPQSVKDALLAEIAGSTQATLTGHGIDLNEFLSDGWFGFDAVDDKYYDSIRTVCAEVADEVEACQA from the coding sequence ATGCGTCTTCGTCCCAACCGCCTCGCGACCGCTTTCGCCGGCGTCGCCATGCTCGCCCTCCTCGCTGGCTGCGCCAGTACCCCTTCGGAGAGCGCGGAGAGCCCCGCCGCCAGCGACGGTACCTTCGCCAAGGACGACAACACGATCGTCTTCGCGGTGCTCCCTGACCATGAGGGCGCCGATTCGGATGCTCAGCCCATCGCCGACTGGATCGCCGAGATCACCGGCAAGACCGTCGACTTCTTCCCCGCCACCGACTACACGGCAGTCGTGCAGGGTCTCGCCGCTGGCCAGATTGACGTCGCACAGATCTCGGCGTTCACCTACTACCAGTCGCAGGCTGCGGGTGCTGAGATCGAGCCGATCGGTGCACAGATCACCGAGGATGGTGCCGCCGCCGGTTACTACTCGGTCGCGATCGCCAACCCGGCTTGGGATGGCTCCACGTTCGCTGACTTCGCTGACGAGCCCGTCTGCTTCGTCAACCCCACCTCGACATCCGGTCGCGCGATCCCCGCTTCGCAGCTCAAGGCCGCCGGCGTCACCGTCGCCCCGGAGAACGTGCTCGCCCCCGAGGGCGGCGCGCATGACCTCAACGCGCTCAAGGTCGCTGAAGGCCAGGAGTGCATGGTCGGTTTCGCGCAGGACATCGACGCTGACCCGCTGATCAAGTCGGGCCAGCTCAAGGAGATCGAGCGCTTCCTGGTTCCCGCTGCGCCGATCGTCATGCAGACGGGTCTGCCGCAGAGCGTCAAGGATGCGCTGCTCGCCGAGATCGCCGGCTCCACCCAGGCGACGCTCACCGGTCACGGCATCGATCTCAACGAGTTCCTGAGCGACGGCTGGTTCGGCTTCGACGCCGTCGATGACAAGTACTACGACTCGATCCGCACCGTGTGCGCCGAGGTCGCTGACGAGGTTGAGGCCTGCCAGGCCTGA
- the phnC gene encoding phosphonate ABC transporter ATP-binding protein translates to MSIPNDFVVQTTGLSKTYPGTATPALTDISLEVSRGEIVVLLGLSGSGKSTLLRHIDGLETPTSGSVTSLGERVDALKGRELRELRGKIGFIFQQFELVGPLTVLENVLTGALSTLTGPRLGIWTYPKSLRRKALEHIDRVGLLERAYQRADTLSGGQQQRVAIARALMQDPEILLADEPVASLDPESSDQVMSLIREIAAERALTVVCSLHQVDLALSWGDRIVGLRGGAVVLDTPTEALSKDQVMEIYGRVAVSTSEIQAVEVELAEAREQVRAGVTRRAAERFAQDSASEEPA, encoded by the coding sequence ATGAGCATCCCAAACGATTTCGTCGTCCAGACCACAGGACTCAGCAAGACCTACCCCGGCACGGCCACGCCCGCCCTCACCGACATTTCGCTTGAGGTCTCCCGTGGGGAGATCGTTGTGCTTCTGGGCCTGTCTGGTTCCGGTAAGTCGACGCTCCTGCGTCATATCGACGGTCTCGAGACCCCGACCTCCGGGTCCGTGACCTCGCTCGGGGAGCGTGTTGACGCCCTCAAGGGTCGCGAGCTGCGTGAGCTGCGCGGCAAGATCGGTTTCATCTTCCAGCAGTTCGAGCTCGTCGGCCCGCTCACCGTTCTGGAGAATGTGTTGACCGGGGCCCTGTCGACGCTGACAGGCCCACGCCTCGGTATCTGGACGTATCCGAAGTCGCTCCGCCGCAAGGCGCTCGAGCACATCGACCGGGTCGGCCTTCTCGAGCGTGCCTACCAGCGCGCAGACACCCTGTCTGGTGGCCAGCAGCAGCGTGTGGCCATCGCCCGTGCTCTCATGCAGGACCCGGAGATTCTTCTGGCCGATGAGCCGGTGGCCTCCCTTGACCCCGAGTCGAGCGATCAGGTGATGTCGCTGATCCGCGAGATCGCTGCGGAGCGCGCGTTGACGGTCGTGTGCTCGCTGCACCAGGTGGATCTCGCGCTCAGCTGGGGCGACCGCATCGTGGGGCTCCGCGGCGGTGCAGTGGTTCTCGACACTCCGACCGAGGCGCTCAGCAAAGACCAGGTCATGGAGATCTATGGCCGTGTGGCCGTTTCGACCAGCGAGATCCAGGCGGTGGAGGTCGAGCTGGCTGAGGCTCGCGAGCAGGTTCGCGCTGGTGTGACGCGTCGGGCTGCCGAGCGGTTCGCGCAGGACTCCGCGAGCGAGGAGCCCGCGTGA
- a CDS encoding PhnE/PtxC family ABC transporter permease gives MTTLLAPPTKPEFEKRVESVERPRPRVSTIVSAATLIGIAVLGVVSFIRLDYSVKNIETTWSNITRFVGMATPMQWPGWDVTAVVGSGGTKIFTTEWVGFEPIWQMGEVILLTLALTIAGTALAVLLSIPVAYGAAANTTPNSTVRLLCRGLGVVARAIPDAAMAVFLIFLWFGSGILPAIVAIALHSVGMISKMFADAIEQVDEGPRNAIRSAGGSRSQQFWSGIFPQVLPAWIAVGLHRADINLRGTVILGYVGVAGIGAELNGAMHAGAAGMRRVIPLVVIIILLCIVFEIVSSSIRARLLNVQPTGKGLGDTIIRNSMKAAAKVAATASSNHAARIDAAMDRPWDRDRRTTMIWIWSGIIVVAASFLYLQPEFSRMFSGWRFDQVHNEGLDRAVWPFNFGDKPVADVLDAALVTIEVALAATLMGAVISAIVGPLSARNVAPNAFTRNFFRGVALVIRAIPDLVVAILFIIATGFGPQAATLALGIGGVGLLAKLIGDSMEEVDPGPEKALTAAGASRPQRFFSSTVPMSIPTLVSHVLYLLEQNIRSATVLGIVGGGGIGFLLLNAMNGRHFDHMFAYLLVIIAMVVVVEAAAMLIRRALK, from the coding sequence GTGACCACGCTTCTGGCACCACCCACCAAGCCTGAGTTCGAGAAGCGTGTGGAGTCGGTCGAACGCCCGCGCCCGCGCGTGTCGACCATTGTCAGCGCCGCCACACTCATCGGCATCGCCGTGCTCGGCGTCGTCTCCTTCATCCGCCTTGACTACAGCGTCAAGAACATCGAGACGACCTGGTCGAACATCACCCGCTTCGTCGGCATGGCAACCCCCATGCAGTGGCCGGGGTGGGATGTCACCGCTGTGGTCGGTTCCGGTGGCACCAAGATCTTCACGACCGAGTGGGTCGGCTTTGAGCCCATCTGGCAGATGGGCGAGGTCATCCTGCTCACCCTCGCCCTGACGATCGCCGGCACCGCGCTTGCCGTGCTGCTGTCGATCCCGGTCGCCTACGGCGCTGCGGCGAACACGACACCGAACAGCACCGTTCGTCTGCTGTGCCGCGGTCTCGGGGTTGTCGCGCGAGCGATTCCGGATGCTGCGATGGCCGTCTTTCTCATCTTCCTCTGGTTCGGCTCCGGAATCCTTCCGGCGATCGTCGCGATCGCGCTGCACTCGGTGGGCATGATCTCGAAGATGTTCGCGGATGCGATCGAGCAGGTCGATGAGGGGCCACGGAACGCGATCCGCTCTGCCGGGGGATCACGTTCGCAGCAGTTCTGGTCGGGCATCTTTCCGCAGGTGCTGCCCGCGTGGATCGCCGTCGGGCTCCACCGCGCCGACATCAACCTGCGCGGCACCGTCATTCTCGGCTACGTCGGGGTCGCCGGAATCGGCGCCGAACTCAACGGTGCGATGCATGCTGGCGCCGCAGGTATGCGCCGCGTGATCCCCCTCGTGGTGATCATCATCCTGCTCTGCATCGTGTTCGAGATCGTCTCCTCCAGCATCCGTGCGCGTCTGCTCAATGTGCAGCCGACGGGTAAGGGACTCGGCGACACGATCATCCGCAATTCGATGAAGGCGGCCGCCAAGGTTGCTGCCACTGCCTCCTCGAATCATGCCGCACGCATCGATGCCGCAATGGATCGCCCCTGGGATCGTGATCGCCGCACAACGATGATCTGGATCTGGAGCGGCATCATCGTCGTTGCCGCCTCGTTCCTCTACCTGCAGCCCGAGTTCAGCCGCATGTTCAGTGGGTGGCGCTTCGACCAGGTTCACAATGAGGGCCTCGATCGTGCCGTGTGGCCGTTCAACTTCGGTGACAAGCCAGTAGCGGATGTTCTCGATGCGGCGCTTGTGACGATCGAGGTCGCTCTTGCTGCCACACTCATGGGTGCGGTGATCTCGGCCATCGTCGGCCCACTGTCTGCACGCAACGTTGCGCCGAATGCCTTCACCCGCAACTTCTTTCGTGGCGTTGCGCTTGTCATCCGGGCGATCCCCGACCTCGTTGTCGCGATTCTCTTCATCATCGCCACCGGCTTCGGGCCGCAGGCGGCGACGCTCGCCCTCGGTATCGGCGGAGTGGGGCTGCTCGCAAAGCTCATCGGCGACTCGATGGAAGAGGTCGACCCCGGCCCGGAGAAGGCCCTCACTGCGGCGGGTGCCAGCAGGCCGCAACGATTCTTCTCGTCGACCGTGCCGATGTCGATCCCGACGCTCGTGAGCCATGTGCTCTACCTGCTCGAGCAGAACATCCGCTCGGCAACCGTGCTCGGCATCGTCGGCGGTGGCGGCATCGGATTCCTGCTGCTCAACGCGATGAACGGCCGTCACTTCGACCACATGTTCGCGTACCTGCTTGTGATCATCGCGATGGTCGTCGTCGTGGAGGCCGCGGCGATGCTGATTCGGCGCGCACTCAAGTGA
- a CDS encoding TIGR03364 family FAD-dependent oxidoreductase, with the protein MTQTFDLAVVGAGIVGLGHAVAAHRRGLRVVVVERASAISGATVRNFGHAGFSAHSGEAGEYAQVARAEWLRLSVEAGFWLRQAGTLVIARHEDERAVLDESGLGEPLTADAVARLAPISGAIGGALLHGDIQVDPREAGPAIARWLAREGVEFRWRTAALGAESGLLHTSRGEIRARAVVVAVNADVDQLFPQIAEAHGVIRNGLDMMLADGVGLGIPLLTGSSMLRYSAFASAPSLRDVRRRFEAEHPDLLAREVNQMYTERPDGTLIVGDTHYSGTTIMPFQDEAAFGLLTRLTENLFARPLRIRQRWQGVYATGPGDFLRAAPADGVRVVSVTSGIGMTTGLGLAASVIDELFGPQP; encoded by the coding sequence GTGACGCAGACCTTCGACCTCGCCGTCGTCGGCGCGGGCATCGTCGGGCTTGGCCACGCTGTGGCGGCGCATCGGCGCGGGCTTCGCGTGGTCGTCGTCGAGCGGGCATCCGCCATCTCCGGAGCAACCGTTCGAAACTTCGGCCATGCGGGGTTCTCCGCGCACAGCGGCGAGGCGGGGGAGTACGCGCAGGTCGCCCGCGCGGAGTGGCTGCGGCTGTCTGTGGAGGCCGGATTCTGGCTCCGCCAGGCGGGCACGCTCGTGATCGCTCGGCATGAGGATGAACGCGCGGTACTCGACGAGTCCGGGCTCGGCGAGCCTCTGACAGCGGATGCTGTGGCCCGCTTGGCTCCCATATCCGGCGCCATCGGGGGAGCGCTGCTGCACGGCGACATCCAGGTGGATCCGCGCGAAGCAGGCCCCGCGATCGCGCGCTGGCTCGCCCGCGAGGGCGTCGAGTTCCGATGGCGCACCGCCGCCCTCGGCGCCGAGTCGGGCCTGCTGCACACCTCACGCGGTGAGATCAGGGCGCGGGCCGTTGTCGTTGCCGTCAACGCGGATGTGGATCAGCTCTTTCCGCAGATCGCCGAGGCGCACGGCGTCATCCGCAACGGGCTCGATATGATGCTCGCCGATGGCGTGGGTCTGGGCATCCCGCTACTGACCGGCTCCTCGATGCTTCGCTACTCGGCCTTCGCATCGGCTCCGTCGCTGCGGGATGTTCGGCGCCGCTTTGAGGCGGAACATCCGGATCTGTTGGCCCGCGAGGTCAACCAGATGTACACGGAGCGCCCCGACGGCACGCTCATCGTCGGCGACACGCACTACAGCGGCACCACGATCATGCCGTTCCAGGATGAGGCCGCCTTCGGCCTGCTGACCCGCCTCACCGAGAACCTCTTCGCCCGGCCGCTGCGCATCCGTCAACGCTGGCAGGGCGTGTACGCGACGGGGCCGGGCGACTTCCTGCGCGCGGCACCGGCTGACGGCGTGCGCGTGGTCTCGGTCACCAGCGGAATCGGGATGACGACGGGGCTTGGGCTCGCAGCATCCGTCATCGACGAACTCTTCGGGCCTCAGCCCTAA